Within Primulina tabacum isolate GXHZ01 chromosome 5, ASM2559414v2, whole genome shotgun sequence, the genomic segment CCTAGTGTTTGAGCGTGAGATTTAGGTTTTTAGGGCTTAGGAACTTTCAAAGTTTGATATAAATAAACAGGATAGGAAGCTAGGCCAAAACACCATAGTATAATAGGTCCATTAGGCCCTTTATAGTGtaggtaaaatattttgtttatgatATCCAAAAAGTCCctatttttgtcaaaaatcaGTTAtaggtttaaaatacgactcggtacgtaaaaacacctcaaaagataccattttcgaaaataacatattaaatataccatatattaaataattaaagataatcatttaataaaaatattttctctttatGGTCCTCGatctccgtttctcgatcgcgtctcgaataacccttaaaaatacagttttatgcattctaatagaaaatcatattttaaacatgtaaacatgcatacCACATTTagttaatgcaattaaaataatttaattagtcatttttcatttttcttagagttgcatgcagttggattacgttatcacATTTTGGACTTTACATTGTTATTGTTTTCGTGCAtagacaatggcaggtacttcAAGTTATCAGGAGACTGAATAGGGTACTTTTGGAGGGATACACATCTGAGTTGAGGTTGAGTAGTCTAtccatgtatatatatgtatctatataccaggACATGTCCCAGAAGGGATACACATCTGAGTTGAGGTTGAGTGTCCCAGGAGGGATACACATTTGAGTTGAGGTTGAGTAGCTAtccatgtatatatatgtatctatataccaggACATATCTCagggatatgagttgtttgtatgtaaTTGATTTCATTCACTTATTTTATAATGTGATATGTTTGGAGgagattttattatatattatttttagtattataatcATAGTTAGCATATTTTgagctcattgtaaagaaattttttactcgtttttcgctgtaattaattaactataacAAATTACAttataataacgattaggagttaagggtCTCCATAGTAGGCCTATCCCATAAATCGTTATTGCAAAAACAAAATATAGTAACAAAAGTGGCTCTAAAGCTGACTTCACACAAAATCTCGCACAGGTTCCTATGCAATAAAAATAACAGTAGTATGtgcaaagatatttttatgtgaGGTTTTTCGTAATCACATTTTATGGTATATTCGGGTGTTATTATTTAATGATCACCTCTGATTTTCTATCGAGAAGTTTAATGTTATTACACTCTACTTCTTGCTTCCATGTGTATTGATTTCTCATTATATTACTTGATTCACTAGAAATTCCTGGCAGTATCACTACTCTAGTAGAACATTCAACTGCAATGTGAAATTTCAcctcataaaaatcataaaatttttgtCATATGACATTTTCTTCACTTAGTAGATTATCATCAGTCGTTGACATATTACATTTCGACTTGCTCACTGATTTACCAAGTCTCTTCCTTCTACAAGTTgttatttcctttttctttaaccGATTCTCTTGACTAACAGTTTCACCATCTGATGATGTTCCTACATGATTAAGGAGTATGTGATGATAGTAATGTGCCCCCCAAGTGTTCCACCCACCATCAGCTCCCTGGAAAATTGTATGTGTCATATCTTCATATGCTTCTTCATGTTGACTGAGGACACTTGTCACTGTTTAGTTCTCCTTTGGTTGATTTGTTTTGTGTTCCCACgaaagtctttaagcaaataAGAGCAGCCCCAAGCATTGCTTTGCACATTGTCTGTAAGATCTCTTTCAACTTCATAGCAATCAACTCTTCTGTTTTCATGTTTATCTGTTGAGCCTTTACTTTTTCTGCCAGAACTCTTGATTCCTTTCTTAGAATCTCCTCGTCTCTGGCAGCATATCTCGAGTCCCACTGGGAGTGCCAATTTTTGTTTGCACAATATTTTGAGTTACGGATGAACGGGCGGTGCTATAAGCcaatttgaatgaaaaataataaaaatatcaattcttttagttcaaatttgaatttaattcatttttatattaattcaaatataatttatgtattatatgtcttttattattttttattcaaattgaaactaaactctattgaaaacataaaccacattaaaatttttgcattgattatatcaatcaatttaatttgtgatatgatttgtgttactatgatatatttaatttttattacaaactgtataaataaattttaagtacaaatttcatttctaaaaaaagacaaatatatcatgaatattgatATATGAGTATTGCAATAAATGATCGCTTCAATTACtgtttgtattgattatatcacttcatttaattcaattttgaatttaattaatttttatattaattcaaatgtaatttatgtattatatattttttattttttactcaaattgaaactaaactctattgaaaacgtaaaatatattaaaatttttgcattgattatttcaatcaatttaattaaaaattgtgTAAAATGTTCACTATCACTCATGaggtaaatcattcaaaaatacattttgttattttaagtaatttcttGCTCAAATTACATActaaaaaagaaatataatatttaattattttatttattttttctgataataaaatttattgagTGTTAAAAGTTATCACTACAACAAGGTTTTCCAATGGACATTAAATTACCATTTtataatcataaatttttttatcccaaatgcatattattttgaaattaccttaatttgaaagaattaatgcattgtagttttttttcaaaatcatatgtatattgtatgtatcttgaattgtcttcttaaaaattcaaataagaaagcacaataatattaaaaaagatAGATTCAAAAGAGTTTCAAATGGACATTAAATTACTCTCGATAAACATGTATATTACCCTCAATAATCAGATAATTTTTAACACCCAACGTATGCAATTCGAGATTTccataatttgaaagagttaaCGTATGATATAATTCTATTAAAAGCAtccaatgtataatttttgtctattgggatgtcttatttgaattttaaattataaataatgcaatattgcctattatattagaaaccaattttattatatttatcttACTAAAGTTATCTACTTCAaaattgaattttgaaatgatatgagttgaatccttccaagatgtaatgttcgttttattagccaaaaaaattaatcgacatgcgttgtatttaagaaagttatttaaaattagcgaaaaaattagttttaatttttatttttaataataattatattatttttttcaatttatatatctattcatttttcactaatttttaataatatcatcatgTGCATCGCACGAATTAAATACTAGTAAAAAATAATGGAAGACTCTTGCAAAGGCTGAAAATCTAATCCAATATCTAAAAATGCGTAAAGATCCAATTTAGAATTTGTAGAGAATTTGCAGGAATTTGTTGAATGGTATGTTGTTGAGTCGAGTTCTTTTTTTCAATTCTGCCGATGAATctattttcttccaaatttgGGCTATTCCGCACACTTCCATGATCTAGCTCATGATCCTCCACCATCTTCTTTTCCCAATTACGCAACATGATTTATTCAAATCTTTTTgtatattttatgatattttataacCTTCTCTTCCAGCTCAATTATTTTTTCATGggcttaattaaattttaagtctGTCCAAATTTATCCAAAACAATACTACATATAtaataacatattttaaattttcagtATAAAAATATTTCTCTAAGATATAATTTTGTACTGAAACTTATACGCATAGAATCCACGCTAAGACCCATTGGAGCAGTCCTCGTAGCCATGCTTGTACTGAAATTCATGGCAATTTCCCCACATCTttgtcaaaataataataataatagaaatAAAAGCTGTGATTAATGATAATAGCTTATATTTTTCAAGCTATAGATGATTGCAAAACTCTAACTTGAGAGCTATTGAATCATGAGTtggtttttataaatatatcagTAAGTCAAGTTGTTCATATAATAACTAGAATCATTATTTCTATTCTGAATTTTTCTATATCATATATTTCTTTTTTGTGTAACTCTTTATGAATAGATCagtatatcatttttttttttaaaaaaaagaaaaaataatgtATGTCTCGAACAATTTATTACATTTGAACTAATCATAACAAAACCTTATTTGAGAATGTAGAAGCCGAGACAGATATttcttaaaattaaaatacatgtaTTTTGATACTCACGGGAGATTTAGGGTCTGATTCCAGTAAGTGTCACTAGTACAGATGCAGGCTTCGAATTtttcctgagcctgaaatcacgaagaagacTGTTAGAAAGGGGTgagagggtgtcctggcgtagctcctccgacgctcaagttagAGACTGATGATATAATGGGGGAGCAGCTAatggtgctgctgaaaaataatgTATTGAATGTCTGAGTTATACAGccgaacctgatatttataggagaatacatggacccttgatgggcctgtcttccatttgggcttggGATAGGCCAAGAGtagtgggcccatccatggggtatcaccagtctccccctcacgagtcgaactgaatcgtaggttcaaagttcgattaattgtgTTGCCCTTGGTTTACCGGACGCGAGTTATGGATTTTCTTCCTGTTGCACGTCAGTCTCCCAAAAACTTGAAAACAACCGTACAGAACTTCCTCTGCAATTCATTCACCAGCTCTCCCCCGCCTACGCCTTATTTGCGTGTTAACCCTAGCGCCGCTTCATCATCAAGCCATCGCTTGCCGCTCGCCACCCTTCGCGCATGCCCTCGCCTCGCCCAAGCGACCGCTCCACCCCGCGCGCACGGCCTCGCCCTGAGCTCGCCCTTGACTAGCCAAGCCTCGCCCAAGCCACCCCTCCACCCCGCGGGCCCGAGCTCGCCCTTGCCTAGCCAAGCCTCGCCCAAGCCACCCCTCGCCTCGCCCTTGCCTCGAACTCGCCCTCGCCTCGCCCAGCTTTGCCCAAGCCACGACCTCGCCTCGCCCTCGCCCTACAGCCCCCCAGCCTCGATCAACAGGCCCCCAGCCTCGCCCAAGCACGTTGAGCGCTCGCCCTGCACAGCCTTGCCCTCCGCCCCTTGCAAATTATTGTGTGATTTTTGAAGAGCTTTTGGGGGCGTTGCCCTCAAACCCCCACGACCTAACCGGGCAGatcgatccccgtaattttcaCAACGGCAAACATAATTCGTTATCGAcgaaccaaataaatttttctaacacCTTCTGCCCTCGTCGCCCCCATATTCAAGGTCATCTATTAAGCTTTTGCAGGAAAATAATTTCCACGTCCCTGAGCCCTAGACTCCTCTGCTAAAATagtccttagcaggaaaaataaaacttcaacctcctcaccatctaactcctctgctaggcgatgcctcagCAGAAAAATAACTTGATTTCCAACTCCTCgccctctgactcctctgctaggcgatgcctcagCAGAAAAATAACTTGATTTCCAACTCCTCgccctctgactcctctgctaggcgatgcctcagCAGAAAAACAAAAGTTTCACCTCCTCACCCctgactcctctactaggctcagcccaagtaggtaaaatttaatttttattcatcAACTCTTCTCATCCACTAGACGcagccttagtaggaaaataaaatattttctccttcccaactctgctcctctactaggcaatgtcttagtaggaaaataaagaaTTTTCTCCTTtctaactctgctcctctactaggcgatgccttaataggaaaaataaaatttctctcCTCAActctactcctctactaggcgatgccttagtggaaaaataaaatattttctccttcctaactcttctcctctactagacgatgtcttagcaggaaaataagaTTTCTCTcctcaactctgctcctctactaggcgatgtcttagcagaaaaataagaTTTCTCTcctcaactctgctcctctactaggcgatgcctttgtaggaaaataaaatctttctccttcactctgctcctctactgggcgacgccttagcaggaaaaatttatCTTTTCTCCTCCTCAaatctgctcctctgctaggcgatgccttagcaggaaaataaatttttcttctcccacactctgctcctctgctaggcgatgcatTAGCGggaaaatttaattctcctcctctactctgctcctctgctaggcgacgccttagcaggaaaaatttaattattatcctccactctgctcctctgctaggcgacgtcttagcaggaaaaatttaacttttctccTCCCCACTCTTCTCTTCTACTAGGCACAgcctaagtaggtaaaatttaattcatatcatcctcataaatacaacatcatccacgaacttaatataagaacttggctcTATTAATTTCAACTGATTACATAAAACAAATTCAGAAACgaaaatgcataaaaaataaagtcaagattaatattctctaaggtggtaagcgtTCCTGGTCCTCTTTAGAACCTTGCCCGGCGCATTCTCAAACTTTCATCTATGCTCCTCTTGTACCTCCacaggacaaagttacccaCTTCTTCTTTTCCTAATCATGTTAAGCTCCACACGCGTTCTTTTTCCCTCCTCCCTCACTACCCCTTCATAACATCGACGTGCCGACTTTTTTCTCCCCGCACAGGACTCCAACTCcttttcccacaggaaacttaagtTTCGGATAATAAGTGGAAGCTACGGCTCTGAAATCCTTCAGGActggtcgtcctagaattccattaTACGCTTGAAAGGGTATCCACCACGGTGAAAGCTATCATTTTTGTTACTCGCCGAGGATCAGTCCtcaaggataggggaagaacaatctgacccaaaggcggGATGGCGtgtcctgcaaacccatacagcggggtggagaccggctcaaactcaaatccttctaccttcatttgatccaacgtgcacttgaacaagacgttcacagagcttccattatcaataaatatcctcGTCACAtgataattggcaatggtggccgtcaccaccaaggcatcgttatgtggagtcactaCGCCTCGGAGGTTTTCCCATGTGCCTTCCGAGTTCGCCCAGAGTCTCATCAGTAGCACCACCCGAGAttatatgaatcattcctctcatagggtggttatcctcattcattccctTCTCGGTTCGACGGGCTCCTGAGGAACATCTTGACCTTGACCTTCCCATCTCTGCTCCCCGACCTTCTggtttatccatggagggccttgaccatGTCTAAGACGGGCTGAGACCTTGGTCGACTCCCGGATGCAGATCCTTCTCGTCTGTCCCGCGAAGGCAATCTAGCCCATGCTCTCAATCCTttgcgacttctcccacctcttCTTGgactccctcacctccatcaccttgtCATGACTCCTATACAGAGGAACATGAGATTAGAATTGTCCTCTGCCCATAGCTTTATCCTCCTTCATCTCGCCCGCACCGCCCGCACTTCTCTTCCTACCTCCTCTTTCCattccctcaactctacttccccAAGGCCGCTGCTCCATCCTCTTATGTCGCTGGGCATCTTctagatttacatatttttccgccCGAGATAACAGTTCATCATAACTTGATGGAGGTTTCTTGACCAACAATTTAAAGAACTCTCCTCCTCTCAATCCTTAGGTAAgagcacttatcatgatgtcaggggaaGCAGCTGGTATATCCAGCACTACATCGTTGAAATGCCGGATAAATTCTCGCAGAGTTTCAGTATCTTGTTGCTTTATCACAAACaagctcaaataatttcttTGATGCCTATTGTTGCTAGCGAATCTGTGCAAGAAAGCAGTggaaaaatcctcgaaagatCATAGAGAGTTAGGCTGCAAGGtgttaaaccattgctgggctgacctcaccaacgtgcccagaaacacctTACACTTGACTCCATCTGAATACTGATGCAACAGAGCTGCGTTCTCAAACCTTCCCAAATGTTCTTCTGGGTCAGTACGCCTGTCATACTATACTCCCTTACGCTTAActgtcgaaaatttggaggaaaCCCTTCTTCTAAAATGGCGAATGAAAAAGGACTCCCTCTCTTAGGTGCCGGCGCTCTgcttcccaactgctgcctcaacatcCGTATTTCCTTCCACATCTCTCTCATCTCAATTTCTCCCCATTTGTGAGGGACTGTGTCTCTTCAATCCTGCTCTGGTGGCCCTCAACATTTTCTTCTCCCTCATGACGAGTGGCCTGTTCTTCACCAAACATAGACTCTTGGTTCTTTCTCATGGCCTCGTCTACTGTCTGGGTAATGAATCTGCCCAATTGTTCCAGGGTCAAATTCCCTACGTTCTCATTGGGAGGGGGTTGCTCGGCCTCGGTCTCGTGACGAGGTTGTTCGGATCTTGTCTCCTGACGAGGTTGTTCGGCTCTTGTCCCTTGACGAAGTTGTTCCTGTCTCATCTCAACATAAGATTGTTCGGGTACCATCTGGGGACGCGACGATGCTGTGTTAGTTCTTCTGCTCCCTCTCCTACCTGTCATCTCTACGTCTCATCTCaaagttcccacagacggcgccaagtgatactcacgggagaTTTAAgatccgattccagcaagtgtcactagtacaGATGCAGGCTTCGACTTtttcctgagcctgaaatcacgaagaagaccgttagaagggggtcGGAAGGGTGTCCCGACGTAGcacctccgacgctcaagtcagagactgaggatataagaGGAGaacagctaagggtgctgctgaaaaataatgaattgaaTGCCTGAGTTATACACccgaacctgatatttataggagaatgcCTGAGCCCTTAatgggcctgtcttccattAGGGCTTGGGATGGGCCAAGGGTAGTGGGCCTATACATGGGATATCATATTTAATTGCTTGTATTTGTATCCACATAATACTTTTTATGATTACATAATTAGATAGTCATTTCTCGTATTTGTATCGAGTGCCCATTGTAGTTTGCACAATAATTTTtcgtatataaaaaaaatttacagtattttttttaaaaaatagtaaatgatATATTATATGGTAATAATAAAGGTGGACACGTTGGTCGATACCACGTTCTCTgggtttttttataaataatttaaattttaaaattaatctcaaaaatagtttaaattttttttttccaattataCCACAATCagtgcttcgtaagcacggatCTTGCTCCACGTGAGAATTATCCGTGCTTACATGGATCACGTGGAGCATGATTCGTTCTTACAAAACATCGATTGCGgtgtatttgaaatttttttttaaaactttttttgaaattaatttttaaatttaaattatttataaaaaaacccCACGTTCTCTGGATTTTCCGCCAGCGGATCACAACCCATTTTTCTTTGGGTTTTGACCTGCTATTTCCATCCAGCTTCAATTTTAGGGTTGTCTGTCCCTGTTTTTCTTTCGATCTTCTTGTTCGTGTGATCCATCACCATTTCTTGTAACTTCAAGTTCGAACCTAAATCCCGTATCAGGCAGCCCTTCTGTTCTAAATTTTTTGTTAATCAAGAAActgtttttctaaaaaaatatacgCTTTTTCAATCAGTTATTTGGGTTTTTCTTGGGTTTCCCTGTTGAAATGGCGCTTTAGCGTCATTTGAATCGCTGGCTTCCTCTCTGTTGTGTTGATAATTGACTATAACCTATTTTTTTCTTCCTTACTGCTCTCTGTTCCGAACGAACGGGGAAAAAAGCCAATTTGAGTGTATTGGTTTATATAAGTGAGTATGGCATTTCGGCAGCAGGCAGCTAAAACGGGCCCTGGTGGATTTCGATATATGAATTCTCCGTTTGGCGACACCACTTTTACTAAGGTCTTTGTTGGGGGGCTTGCTTGGGAGACTCAGAGTGAGACCATGGGACGATATTTCGAACAATTCGGGGAGATTCTTGAGGCTGTTGTCATCAAAGATAACAACAATGGTCGATCGAAAGGCTACGGTTTTGTGAGTTCTTGGTCCTGATTCCGAAATACTATGactttttgttggttttatatTTGTATTGGTTTGCTTGTATGTGCTGGAGTTGTGGAAGTTTGCATTTTGGTTAATGTGCTTTCCATCTTAAAGATCCAACGTAATTAAGTTTCTTGTACATTTTGCTGCAGTTCCGAATTCTTGCCGTACGACTGACATTTATTGTTTTGTAACTTTGATTATCTAATGAGGTCGTTGTTATTAATTTCTTTCGCCAGAAAGAGAAAATTGGATGATCTAGTGaccatattttaaaatggtgttgTATGGAGGTTTAGGTGACTTTCCGGGAACCTGAGTCAGCTAGACGAGCATGTGCTGATCCAACTCCAATTATTGATGGCAGGCGAGCAAATTGTAATTTAGCTTCACTTGGGAGGCCTAGGCCAGCAGTTCCTTCTGGTAATGTACCTCAATTACTGTGCCCATCATGTTGGATATGGGAACGACCTGTAGAGTTTCCAGTTTGGGCTCTTATTTGACagagtgttcaactgattgtgAAAGATATTAAACTTCACTTGCTGGCTTAACATCAATGGTGTTTCTGGTACTTCTTGAGCAGTTTGACTCCAAAATGTTGGTGGTGGACTACATGTCCCCattttccaatttaaaatataatgtaCTCTTCCAGATTCGCTATCTTCGAACTCATGCGTAAGTTTTCAGTCCCGTACTGCTGCTACTCACGGACCTGGTCCAAATTTTTTAAAGCGTGACTGGGAGAAGATAGCACTGGTAtaatgataattattgttgtgAGAAAAACTTTAATCAGCTACCTTCTATGTTTAAATGAGCCATTTTCTTTAGAGTTTGAATACCTTTAATCCTATGAGTTCCACATATTATTTTGAAAGTTATGTTTTTATCATTAAGTATGTTcttttaaatatgatttaaaCTAATGACTGGACATTCTCTGAAAATATGGGGTAGTACACGAAATTCCATGCATCACACATGAGTCCTTTATTGGATTCTTTGAGCATGCTAGTGGAATGAACCCTAATTTTTGGACGACCGACTCTTGTCAATCCAGATCGTATAAATTGGAAAGGTAAGGAAATTTTTTTGCTGAATCAATCCTCACTTCAAAACAAGTATACCTTGACTGTAACCTTGAACATAGGTAGTCTAAAATCTCAATGCACAccgtaatttatttttttctgcaTTTGTTCTTCATAGGACATTTAAGATCTCCATCACCTTATCCTGGAGGTCTGCCAGCTGCTAGGGGTCCTTACATGGGAAATTTTGGCTACCAGCAACCTGTTCCTTACAATGCTCAACAAGGCTTGGTGTATTCTCCATATGGGTGAGATATTTGTCATAATATCAATTTCTGGGCAtggtattttgtattttgtagATTGTGAAACTTGATTTTACTGTCCACATAAATCGCATCATTAATTTTTATGGTTCATCGTGTCTCGTTAGTTTTGAAGCAGCATggaacaataataaacaatgCAGAGATGTAGCATAAATTTGGGGTACACAATCATTGGTCTTGGTTTTACTTCACATTTGACAAATCTTGACAAATGCTGTTTCTTATATTATTgtgtaataaaaaaatgaccGATACCTGATAAGAGGTTATGATTGGAGTTTCAGCTATTTGTTTTTGTCGACGCCTTGCGGCCTGTTAAAAGTTGTCTATTTGTTTGTTCTCTGCTTTCTCTTTTTTGTATTTTTGATAATGGCATGATTCCTTCAGCCACATGATATTGTGTTATCACGACATAAGCTGCTATACATGCATGTTGATATGAGTCTGCTTTAGTATTTGAAAGAAACCTGGTATTTTCTCGTAAAAAGGATTGTCCAAATTCAATAGTTTTCTCTATAATTTCTTGCAATAACTAATGTATGGTTCTTGAATAAGAAGAGAATGAATGATTAAGTTTATGCCAAGAGACATATGGTCCTATCCATATGCATGATCGGGTGATTTAGGATTGTATACTGTTGCCATATCTAAGTTATTGTGCGTTCAAGCATCCGTATTTTTCTTGGCTTGATCCCCGCCCTTGTATTTCGTACTTGGTATGGACAGAACTGTTGAAAATGGCAGAAACAGTTCTGCCTTAATTTAAGCATTCTAGAATCAAGTTCTGTTATGCTTCAATTGATTGTAACGTTCATTCTTTCGGATTTTGTATATGGTTGCTTTTAGAACATCACATTCTATAGAAGATAGAAATTCTTCATATTTGTTGGTATGCGAGAAATAAGTGTTCATATATGTCAAATCATATTCCGTTACATCTTACATTTAATCACATAGCTCATATTATTTGGAAACTTTCATGCCCAAGATCAGAATTTGAGTGCTTAAATAGAGTAGAT encodes:
- the LOC142547374 gene encoding uncharacterized protein LOC142547374, with the translated sequence MAFRQQAAKTGPGGFRYMNSPFGDTTFTKVFVGGLAWETQSETMGRYFEQFGEILEAVVIKDNNNGRSKGYGFVTFREPESARRACADPTPIIDGRRANCNLASLGRPRPAVPSGHLRSPSPYPGGLPAARGPYMGNFGYQQPVPYNAQQGLVYSPYGYAPYSPEYTYSQGVYNPYGSQQNLHIYGVPGAVNTTMFPYSQLSQAIPGSHGYTALPGYAIPSHQIMQFARPSVNSMTTNPVPTIPVPNPTGSPIPQQPQFILPARSPQFIEGSGSDPKAG